The Streptomyces phaeolivaceus genome has a window encoding:
- a CDS encoding class II aldolase/adducin family protein, with translation MAEQRRDTRDERDAGEDSQGSPEVRGRGVPDDDVARAWDELVATARRTVADGLVVGTSGNVSVRVGDTVLVTPTGVPYDRLTPADATGVDLSGRQVLGTLRPTSELPMHLAIHRTTDARAVVHTHAVHATAVSTLVSELPLIHYMSAALGGPVRVAPYATYGTPELAENMLRALTERTGCLLQNHGTITYGSTLSEAYDRTAQLEWMSHVWLKASAIPGHTPTLLTPTQLEEAAHRLQSYGQRR, from the coding sequence ATGGCTGAGCAGCGGCGCGACACCCGGGACGAGCGGGACGCGGGCGAGGATTCGCAGGGTTCGCCGGAGGTACGGGGGCGGGGTGTGCCGGACGACGACGTGGCGCGGGCGTGGGACGAACTGGTCGCGACGGCCCGCCGGACGGTGGCCGACGGTCTGGTCGTCGGCACCTCCGGCAATGTGTCCGTGCGCGTGGGGGACACCGTCCTGGTCACACCGACGGGAGTGCCGTACGACCGGCTCACCCCGGCCGACGCGACGGGCGTCGACCTCTCCGGACGGCAGGTCCTCGGCACGCTCCGGCCGACGAGCGAACTCCCCATGCACCTGGCGATCCACCGGACCACCGACGCCCGTGCCGTCGTCCACACCCACGCGGTCCACGCGACGGCCGTCTCCACCCTCGTGAGCGAGCTGCCGCTGATCCACTACATGTCCGCGGCCCTCGGCGGCCCCGTCCGGGTCGCCCCCTACGCGACCTACGGCACCCCGGAGTTGGCCGAGAACATGCTCCGCGCTTTGACAGAGCGCACCGGTTGTCTCCTCCAGAACCACGGCACGATCACTTACGGAAGCACCCTCTCCGAGGCCTACGACCGCACGGCCCAACTGGAATGGATGTCCCACGTCTGGCTGAAGGCCTCCGCGATCCCGGGCCACACCCCGACCCTGCTCACCCCCACCCAACTGGAGGAGGCGGCCCACCGACTCCAGAGCTACGGCCAGCGGCGCTAG
- a CDS encoding lysozyme, translated as MAHTLKPCRRRNRVFAASVAALALGGTALTELPVSAAAKPKGHDVSSHQKKVNWSSAKAKGARFVYVKATESTTYRNPYFAQQYDGSYDAGLIRGAYHFAVPDKSSGKTQAGYFVSNGGGWRADGRTLPPALDIEYNPYDKKRKCYGLSDRGMVAWIKSFSDEVKRLTGRRPVIYTTTHWWKTCTGNSGAFGANHALWLARYDSSGAGELPAGWKFWTIWQYDNGSGSLPGDQNLFNGSMGRLKEFAEG; from the coding sequence ATGGCTCACACCCTCAAGCCGTGCCGTCGCCGCAACCGCGTATTCGCCGCCTCCGTCGCGGCACTCGCCCTGGGGGGGACCGCCCTCACCGAGCTGCCGGTCTCCGCCGCCGCCAAGCCCAAGGGGCACGACGTCTCCTCGCACCAGAAGAAGGTGAACTGGTCGAGCGCGAAGGCGAAGGGCGCCCGGTTCGTCTACGTGAAGGCGACCGAGTCCACCACCTACCGCAACCCGTACTTCGCCCAGCAGTACGACGGCTCGTACGACGCGGGCCTGATCCGTGGCGCGTACCACTTCGCGGTGCCGGACAAATCGTCCGGCAAGACCCAGGCCGGCTACTTCGTGAGCAACGGCGGCGGCTGGCGCGCGGACGGCCGGACCCTGCCACCGGCGCTCGACATCGAATACAACCCGTACGACAAGAAGAGGAAGTGCTACGGCCTGAGCGACCGCGGGATGGTCGCCTGGATCAAGTCGTTCAGCGACGAGGTCAAGCGCCTCACGGGCCGCCGTCCGGTGATCTACACGACCACCCACTGGTGGAAGACCTGCACCGGCAACAGCGGGGCCTTCGGCGCGAACCACGCGCTGTGGCTGGCCCGGTACGACTCCTCGGGGGCGGGAGAGCTGCCCGCGGGGTGGAAGTTCTGGACGATCTGGCAGTACGACAACGGCAGCGGCAGCCTCCCCGGTGACCAGAACCTCTTCAACGGGTCGATGGGCCGACTGAAGGAGTTCGCCGAGGGGTAG
- a CDS encoding inorganic phosphate transporter — MENFSLILAIVVITALAFDFTNGFHDTANAMATTISTGAMKPKVAVAMSAVLNLVGAFLSIEVANTISKGLVDESGIQPEVIFAALVGAILWNLLTWLVGLPSSSSHALMGGLIGATIASVGVGAVHGDVLVTKVLIPAIAAPLVAGIAAMLATRLTYRLGRHTSEKASGKGYRAGQIASAGLVSLAHGTNDAQKTMGIITLALVAGGALAPDSDPPVWVIVSAGAAIALGTYLGGWRIIRTMGKGLTDLQPQQGFAAQTSAATVILASSHLGFSLSTTHSVSGAVMGAGLGRKGGVVRWSTATRMFVAWGLTLPAAALVAALAEWVTSFGTWGTAVVAVFLIGSSAAIWVVSRREVIDHTNVNDTEEPPGVVTTAIAAVTPPAAGPVGEELAATIPAPAAPAHAESTASANSSAPTPAV; from the coding sequence ATGGAAAACTTCTCGCTGATCCTCGCGATCGTGGTGATCACCGCGCTCGCGTTCGATTTTACGAACGGTTTCCACGACACCGCCAACGCGATGGCCACCACCATCTCGACCGGCGCCATGAAGCCCAAGGTCGCGGTGGCCATGTCCGCCGTGCTCAACCTTGTCGGCGCGTTCCTTTCCATAGAGGTCGCCAACACCATCTCCAAGGGGCTCGTCGACGAGTCCGGCATCCAGCCAGAGGTCATCTTCGCGGCGCTCGTCGGCGCCATCCTCTGGAACCTGCTGACCTGGCTGGTCGGGCTCCCCTCCAGTTCCTCGCACGCCCTGATGGGCGGCCTCATCGGTGCCACGATCGCCTCGGTCGGCGTGGGCGCGGTCCATGGCGACGTGCTCGTCACCAAGGTGCTGATCCCCGCGATCGCGGCCCCGCTGGTGGCCGGCATCGCGGCGATGCTCGCCACCCGGCTGACGTACCGGCTGGGGCGGCACACCAGCGAGAAGGCGTCCGGCAAGGGCTACCGCGCCGGGCAGATCGCCTCCGCCGGTCTGGTCTCGCTGGCCCACGGCACCAACGACGCGCAGAAGACGATGGGCATCATCACCCTCGCCCTGGTGGCCGGTGGCGCGCTCGCGCCCGACTCGGACCCGCCGGTGTGGGTCATCGTCTCCGCCGGAGCCGCCATCGCGCTCGGCACCTACCTGGGCGGCTGGCGCATCATCCGCACGATGGGCAAGGGCCTGACCGACCTCCAGCCGCAGCAGGGCTTCGCCGCCCAGACCAGCGCGGCCACGGTCATCCTGGCCTCCTCGCACCTCGGTTTCTCGCTCTCCACCACGCACTCGGTCTCCGGTGCCGTGATGGGCGCGGGTCTCGGCCGCAAGGGCGGGGTGGTCCGCTGGTCCACCGCGACCCGGATGTTCGTCGCCTGGGGTCTGACCCTGCCGGCCGCCGCGCTGGTCGCCGCGCTCGCCGAGTGGGTGACCTCCTTCGGCACCTGGGGCACGGCCGTCGTCGCGGTCTTCCTCATCGGCTCCAGTGCCGCGATCTGGGTGGTGTCGCGCCGCGAGGTCATCGACCACACCAACGTCAACGACACCGAGGAGCCGCCCGGGGTGGTGACCACGGCGATCGCCGCCGTGACGCCGCCGGCCGCCGGCCCCGTGGGCGAGGAGCTCGCGGCGACCATCCCGGCCCCCGCCGCGCCGGCCCACGCCGAGAGCACCGCCTCGGCGAACTCGTCCGCGCCGACGCCCGCCGTCTGA
- a CDS encoding helix-turn-helix domain-containing protein, which produces MPRDIDPSLNRRRLRVELRKARYKCGLTKQQTANALDWSLSKIMRIEAGAVSVSVTDVRALIQQYEITDPTLIGELEDAARGSKGPSWWASWGNLVSPQYAQYLGYEGAATSIRMHHPIVIPGLLETEDYATALLTPVSDSGDIRRSVELRIARQERYLDSDSGPRVEVVLDEAAVRRVIGGPKVMRQQLEHLKTLARRPRVRIRLLPFTMGAHFSTLSPFVLLGFQDDDDLLYLEGPNGGLSNRDDLDLTVRYQECFADISDNAYDGDRMIEFLDTVKESLDND; this is translated from the coding sequence ATGCCCAGGGACATCGATCCGAGCCTGAATCGACGCAGGCTACGAGTCGAGTTGCGGAAGGCCCGGTACAAGTGCGGGCTGACCAAGCAGCAGACCGCGAACGCCCTGGACTGGTCGCTGTCGAAGATCATGCGGATCGAGGCCGGCGCCGTCAGCGTCAGCGTCACCGACGTACGGGCACTGATCCAGCAGTACGAGATCACGGACCCGACGCTGATCGGCGAGCTGGAGGACGCCGCACGCGGCTCCAAGGGGCCGTCCTGGTGGGCCTCCTGGGGCAATCTGGTCTCCCCGCAGTACGCCCAGTACCTCGGCTACGAGGGGGCCGCGACCTCCATCCGGATGCACCACCCGATCGTGATCCCCGGCCTGCTGGAGACCGAGGACTACGCCACCGCGCTGCTGACACCGGTCTCCGACAGCGGCGACATCCGCCGGTCGGTGGAACTGCGCATCGCACGACAGGAGCGCTATCTCGACTCCGATTCGGGCCCACGCGTCGAGGTCGTGCTGGACGAGGCCGCCGTACGACGGGTGATCGGCGGCCCCAAGGTGATGCGTCAGCAGCTGGAGCACCTCAAGACCCTCGCGCGGCGCCCGCGCGTACGCATCAGGCTCCTGCCGTTCACGATGGGGGCCCACTTCAGCACCCTCAGCCCGTTCGTCCTGCTCGGGTTCCAGGACGACGACGACCTGCTCTATCTCGAAGGCCCCAACGGCGGACTGTCGAACCGTGACGACCTCGATCTCACGGTCCGCTACCAGGAGTGCTTCGCGGACATCAGCGACAACGCGTACGACGGTGACCGGATGATCGAGTTCCTCGACACGGTCAAGGAAAGCCTCGACAACGACTGA
- a CDS encoding DUF397 domain-containing protein — MPKLGTLEGTAGALTGEVEVRVFDREPSACTWFRSSYTGETSMCVEASIRERHILVRDSNWHQNAVLSFRHAAWCGFLAGLVDPGAGGS, encoded by the coding sequence ATGCCCAAGCTGGGAACACTTGAGGGAACGGCAGGTGCGCTGACTGGTGAGGTGGAGGTCAGGGTGTTCGACAGGGAGCCGTCGGCGTGCACATGGTTCAGGAGCAGTTACACCGGTGAGACCAGCATGTGCGTGGAAGCGTCGATCAGGGAGCGCCACATCCTGGTGCGTGACTCAAACTGGCATCAGAACGCTGTGCTCTCCTTCCGTCACGCCGCGTGGTGTGGTTTTCTGGCGGGGCTTGTGGACCCGGGAGCGGGCGGATCGTGA
- a CDS encoding cobalamin biosynthesis protein: MRADRVFAYGAAAGLLGDLLLGDPRRGHPVAAFGRAAGAVERVLWRDHRGWGALHTAVCAGGAMALGAAAASAARPSRTASVALTAAATWAVVGGTSLGREARAIGRSLDAGDVEGARARLPHLCGRDPQALDADGIARAVVESVAENTSDAVVGALVWGAVGGVPGLVGFRAVNTLDAMVGHRSERYRRYGWASARLDDVAGWPGARLTAVLAAASGGDARGAVRAWRADAGKHPSPNAGPVEASFAGALGVRLGGTLSYGGRVEHRPVLNGEGRAVAVEDIERAVRLSRRVGWLALGASAGAAMLRGRMTRRSARWAGSRG, translated from the coding sequence GTGCGTGCCGACCGCGTCTTCGCGTACGGCGCCGCCGCCGGACTCCTCGGTGATCTGCTGCTCGGCGATCCGCGCCGGGGGCATCCGGTCGCCGCGTTCGGGCGGGCCGCCGGCGCCGTGGAGCGGGTGCTGTGGCGCGACCACCGGGGGTGGGGCGCGCTGCACACCGCGGTGTGCGCGGGCGGCGCCATGGCGCTGGGGGCGGCTGCCGCGTCCGCGGCGCGGCCGTCGCGTACCGCCTCCGTCGCGTTGACCGCCGCCGCCACCTGGGCCGTCGTCGGGGGGACCTCGCTCGGGCGGGAGGCCAGGGCGATCGGGCGGTCCCTCGACGCGGGCGATGTCGAGGGCGCGCGGGCCCGGTTGCCCCATCTGTGCGGACGGGATCCGCAGGCGCTCGACGCGGACGGCATCGCACGCGCGGTCGTGGAGTCCGTCGCCGAGAACACCTCCGACGCGGTGGTGGGGGCGCTGGTGTGGGGTGCCGTCGGCGGCGTGCCGGGGCTGGTGGGGTTCCGGGCCGTCAACACCCTGGACGCCATGGTCGGCCACCGGTCGGAGCGATACCGGCGGTACGGCTGGGCCTCCGCGCGGCTGGACGACGTGGCGGGGTGGCCGGGCGCCCGGCTGACCGCCGTCCTGGCCGCGGCCTCCGGCGGGGACGCCCGGGGGGCCGTACGGGCCTGGCGGGCCGACGCGGGGAAGCATCCGAGTCCCAACGCGGGGCCGGTGGAGGCCTCGTTCGCGGGGGCGCTCGGAGTGCGATTGGGGGGCACGTTGTCGTACGGGGGGCGGGTCGAGCATCGGCCTGTGCTGAATGGGGAGGGGCGCGCCGTCGCCGTGGAGGACATCGAGCGGGCCGTTCGGCTGTCCCGGCGGGTCGGGTGGCTGGCGCTCGGAGCGAGTGCGGGGGCGGCGATGCTGCGGGGACGGATGACGAGGCGCTCGGCACGGTGGGCGGGGAGTCGGGGATGA
- a CDS encoding cobyric acid synthase: MSGGLLVAGTTSDAGKSVVTAGICRWLVRQGVKVAPFKAQNMSLNSFVTKEGAEIGRAQAMQAQACRVEPSALMNPVLLKPGGERSSQVVLLGKPVGEMSARGYHGGRQQRLLGTVLECLAELRGTYDAVICEGAGSPAEINLRRTDIVNMGIARNAGLPVLVVGDIDRGGVFASFFGTVALLSPEDQAHVAGFLVNKFRGDVTLLEPGLDMLHGLTGRRTYGVLPFRHGLGIDEEDGLRVSLRGTVRESNVAPPVGEDVLRVAVCAVPLMSNFTDVDALAAEPGVVVRFVDRAEELADADLVVVPGTRGTVRALEWLRERGLADALVRRAAEGRPVLGICGGFQVLGERIEDEVESRRGRVEGLGVLPVRVRFAEEKTLTRPVGEALGERVEGYEIHHGVAEVLGGEAFLDGCRVGQTWGTHWHGSLESDGFRRAFLREVAAASGRRFVPAPDTSFAALREEQLDRLGDLIEEHADTDALWRLIESGPPPGLPFVPPGAPGVPG, encoded by the coding sequence ATGAGCGGTGGGCTGTTGGTCGCCGGGACCACCTCCGACGCCGGGAAGAGTGTGGTCACCGCCGGGATCTGCCGGTGGCTGGTGCGGCAGGGCGTCAAGGTCGCGCCGTTCAAGGCGCAGAACATGTCGCTCAACTCCTTCGTGACGAAGGAGGGCGCGGAGATCGGGCGGGCCCAGGCCATGCAGGCGCAGGCCTGCCGGGTGGAGCCCAGCGCGCTCATGAACCCCGTGCTGCTGAAGCCCGGGGGCGAGCGGAGCAGCCAGGTCGTGCTGCTGGGGAAGCCCGTGGGAGAGATGAGCGCGCGCGGCTATCACGGCGGGCGGCAACAGCGGCTGCTCGGGACCGTGTTGGAGTGTCTCGCCGAGTTGCGGGGCACCTATGACGCGGTGATCTGCGAGGGGGCCGGTTCGCCCGCCGAGATCAATCTCCGGCGCACCGACATCGTCAACATGGGGATCGCGCGGAACGCCGGGCTGCCCGTGCTCGTCGTCGGCGACATCGACCGCGGTGGCGTCTTCGCGTCCTTCTTCGGCACGGTCGCGCTGCTCTCGCCCGAGGACCAGGCCCATGTCGCCGGGTTCCTCGTCAACAAGTTCCGCGGCGACGTCACCCTGCTGGAGCCGGGGCTCGACATGCTGCACGGGCTCACCGGGCGGCGGACGTACGGGGTGCTGCCGTTCCGGCACGGGCTCGGGATCGACGAGGAGGACGGGCTGCGGGTCTCGCTGCGCGGGACGGTCCGGGAGTCCAATGTCGCGCCGCCCGTCGGGGAGGACGTGCTGCGGGTCGCGGTGTGCGCGGTGCCGCTGATGTCCAACTTCACCGATGTGGACGCGCTCGCCGCCGAACCCGGTGTCGTGGTGCGGTTCGTGGACCGGGCCGAGGAACTGGCCGACGCGGACCTCGTCGTCGTCCCCGGCACCCGGGGCACCGTCCGGGCGCTGGAGTGGCTGCGGGAGCGGGGGCTCGCCGACGCGCTCGTCCGCAGGGCCGCGGAAGGGCGGCCGGTGCTCGGGATCTGCGGCGGGTTCCAGGTGCTCGGGGAGCGGATCGAGGACGAGGTCGAGAGCCGGCGGGGGCGGGTGGAGGGGCTGGGCGTCCTGCCCGTGCGGGTGCGGTTCGCCGAGGAGAAGACGCTCACGCGGCCCGTGGGCGAGGCTCTCGGCGAGCGGGTCGAGGGGTACGAGATCCATCACGGGGTCGCCGAAGTGCTGGGCGGGGAAGCCTTCTTGGACGGCTGCCGGGTCGGGCAGACCTGGGGCACGCACTGGCACGGGTCGCTGGAGTCGGACGGGTTCCGGCGGGCCTTTCTGCGCGAGGTGGCCGCCGCGTCGGGGCGCCGGTTCGTACCGGCCCCGGACACATCGTTCGCGGCGCTGCGCGAGGAGCAGTTGGACCGGCTCGGCGACCTGATCGAGGAGCACGCGGACACGGACGCGCTGTGGCGGCTCATCGAGTCGGGGCCACCGCCGGGGTTGCCGTTCGTGCCGCCGGGGGCGCCGGGGGTGCCCGGATGA
- a CDS encoding putative cobaltochelatase encodes MSVPFPFTAVVGQDDLRLALLLNAVSPAVGGVLVRGEKGTAKSTAVRALAALLPEVEVVVGCRFSCDPLKPDPACPDGPHEPAFETRPSRMVELPVGASEDRLVGALDIERALSEGVKAFEPGLLADAHRGILYVDEVNLLHDHLVDLLLDAAAMGASYVEREGVSVRHAARFLLVGTMNPEEGELRPQLLDRFGLTVEVAASREPERRVEVVRRRLAHDDDPAAFTARWADEEADVRQRIVSARELLPSVVLGDGALLQIAATCAAFEVDGMRADIVMARTATALAAWAGRTEVLAEDVRQAALLALPHRRRRNPFDAPGLDEDRLDETLEEFAEPPRNSDESNDSPDEDPDPDGPGGGGQPPAPEPEGPQGGDSGARPESGEGVPAQAPAAGEQSAVRAAEPFRTKVLSVPGLGEGAAGRRSRARTEHGRTTGARRPRGTLTKLHLAATVRAAAPHQRTRGRSGPGLVVRRDDLRQATREGREGNLVLFVVDASGSMAARQRMSAVKGAVLSLLLDAYQRRDKVGLVTFRGSAAEVALPPTSSVDAAAARLESLPTGGRTPLAAGLLKAHDVLRVERLRDPARRPLVVVVTDGRATGGPEPVALAGRAARLFAAEGHASVVVDCESGHVRLGLAGQLAGELGGTAVTLDELRADSIAGLVRDVQGTQGTQGTQGTQGPQGTSRRVA; translated from the coding sequence GTGAGTGTTCCGTTTCCGTTCACGGCCGTCGTCGGCCAGGACGATCTGCGGCTGGCGCTGCTGCTGAACGCGGTGTCGCCGGCGGTCGGCGGTGTGCTCGTACGAGGCGAGAAGGGCACCGCCAAGAGCACCGCCGTGCGGGCGCTCGCGGCGCTGCTGCCGGAGGTGGAGGTCGTCGTCGGGTGCCGGTTCTCCTGTGATCCGCTGAAGCCGGACCCCGCGTGCCCCGACGGGCCGCACGAGCCGGCGTTCGAGACACGGCCGTCGCGCATGGTCGAGCTGCCGGTCGGCGCCTCCGAGGACCGGCTCGTCGGCGCCCTCGACATCGAGCGGGCGCTCTCCGAGGGCGTGAAGGCGTTCGAGCCGGGCCTGCTCGCGGACGCGCACCGGGGCATCCTCTACGTCGACGAGGTCAACCTCCTCCACGACCACCTCGTCGACCTGCTGCTGGACGCGGCGGCGATGGGCGCCTCGTACGTGGAGCGCGAGGGCGTCTCCGTACGGCATGCCGCGCGGTTCCTGCTGGTCGGGACGATGAACCCGGAGGAGGGCGAGCTGCGGCCCCAACTCCTCGACCGGTTCGGGCTGACCGTGGAGGTCGCGGCCTCGCGGGAGCCGGAGCGGCGGGTGGAGGTCGTGCGGCGGCGGCTCGCCCACGACGACGATCCGGCGGCTTTCACGGCCCGTTGGGCGGACGAGGAGGCCGACGTACGGCAACGGATCGTCTCGGCACGGGAGTTGCTGCCGTCCGTGGTGCTGGGCGACGGGGCGCTGTTGCAGATCGCGGCGACCTGCGCGGCCTTCGAGGTGGACGGGATGCGGGCCGACATCGTGATGGCCCGGACCGCCACGGCGCTGGCCGCGTGGGCCGGGCGGACCGAGGTGCTCGCCGAGGATGTGCGGCAGGCCGCGCTGCTGGCGCTGCCGCACCGGCGGCGGCGGAACCCCTTCGACGCGCCCGGCCTCGACGAGGACAGGCTCGACGAGACGCTGGAGGAGTTCGCGGAGCCGCCGCGGAACTCCGACGAATCGAACGACTCACCCGACGAGGACCCTGACCCCGACGGGCCCGGTGGTGGTGGGCAGCCGCCCGCTCCCGAGCCCGAGGGGCCGCAGGGCGGCGACAGCGGCGCGCGGCCGGAGTCCGGGGAGGGTGTGCCGGCGCAGGCGCCCGCCGCCGGGGAGCAGTCGGCCGTACGGGCCGCCGAGCCGTTCCGTACGAAGGTCTTGAGTGTGCCGGGGCTCGGGGAGGGTGCGGCCGGGCGGCGTTCGCGGGCGCGGACCGAGCACGGGCGTACGACCGGGGCGCGCAGGCCGCGCGGCACGCTGACCAAGCTGCATCTGGCGGCGACCGTGCGGGCCGCCGCGCCGCATCAGCGGACGCGGGGGCGGTCGGGGCCGGGGCTGGTGGTCCGGCGGGACGATCTGCGGCAGGCGACCCGGGAGGGGCGCGAGGGGAACCTCGTGCTGTTCGTGGTCGACGCGTCCGGGTCGATGGCGGCGCGGCAGCGGATGAGCGCGGTGAAGGGTGCCGTGCTGTCGTTGCTGCTCGACGCCTATCAGCGGCGGGACAAGGTGGGGCTGGTGACCTTCCGGGGGTCGGCCGCCGAGGTGGCGCTGCCGCCGACCTCGTCCGTGGACGCGGCGGCGGCCCGGCTGGAGTCGTTGCCGACGGGCGGGCGGACGCCGCTCGCGGCCGGGCTGCTGAAGGCGCACGACGTGCTGCGGGTGGAGCGGCTGCGGGACCCCGCGCGCCGGCCGCTGGTCGTCGTGGTGACCGACGGCCGGGCGACCGGCGGGCCGGAGCCCGTGGCGCTGGCCGGGCGTGCGGCGCGGCTGTTCGCGGCCGAGGGCCACGCCTCCGTGGTCGTGGACTGCGAGTCGGGCCATGTCCGGCTGGGGCTCGCCGGGCAGCTCGCGGGTGAACTGGGCGGTACGGCGGTGACGTTGGACGAGCTGCGGGCGGACTCCATCGCCGGGCTGGTACGGGATGTGCAGGGTACGCAGGGTACGCAGGGTACGCAGGGTACGCAGGGACCGCAGGGGACTTCGAGGAGGGTGGCGTAG
- the cobO gene encoding cob(I)yrinic acid a,c-diamide adenosyltransferase, which yields MPQGQPSVVPDDGLTTRQRRNRPLVFVHTGIGKGKSTAAFGLALRAWNQGWPIGVFQFVKSAKWKVGEENALRVLGASGEGGSVDWHKMGEGWSWVQRDVVQGDNSANEDKAREGWEQVKRDLAAETYKLYVLDEFAYPLHWGWIDTDEVIEVLRDRPGTQHVVITGRNAPEKLVDFADLVTDMSKVKHPMDAGQKGQRGIEW from the coding sequence ATGCCGCAGGGGCAGCCGAGTGTCGTACCGGACGACGGGCTGACGACACGTCAGCGACGCAACCGTCCGCTGGTGTTCGTGCACACGGGCATCGGGAAGGGAAAGTCGACCGCCGCGTTCGGGCTCGCGCTGCGGGCCTGGAACCAGGGGTGGCCGATCGGGGTGTTCCAGTTCGTGAAGTCGGCGAAGTGGAAGGTCGGCGAGGAGAACGCGCTGCGGGTCCTCGGGGCGTCCGGTGAGGGCGGGTCCGTCGACTGGCACAAGATGGGCGAGGGCTGGTCGTGGGTGCAGCGCGACGTCGTGCAGGGCGACAACTCGGCCAACGAGGACAAGGCCCGGGAGGGCTGGGAGCAGGTCAAGCGGGACCTGGCGGCCGAGACGTACAAGCTGTATGTGCTGGACGAGTTCGCGTACCCGCTGCACTGGGGGTGGATCGACACCGACGAGGTGATCGAGGTGCTGCGGGACCGGCCGGGGACGCAGCATGTCGTCATCACCGGGCGGAACGCGCCGGAGAAGCTGGTGGACTTCGCGGACCTGGTGACGGACATGTCGAAGGTGAAGCACCCCATGGACGCGGGCCAGAAGGGCCAGCGGGGCATCGAGTGGTGA
- a CDS encoding cobyrinate a,c-diamide synthase has protein sequence MTPSSASSASSAPSASLLLPSVPRLVIAAPSSRSGKTTVATGLMAALTERGLAVSPHKVGPDYIDPGYHALASGRVGRNLDAYLCGPELVAPLFAHGARGCDIAVVEGVMGLYDGASGQGELASTAHVAKLLRAPVVLVVDASSQSRSVAALVHGFASWDPEVRMGGVILNKVASDRHEELLRDALESTGVPVLGVLRRAPQVDTPSRHLGLVPVAERQSAALEAVAAMAAQVRAGCDLEALVALARTAGPLSGTAWEPPVVAAPGRREVVAVAGGPAFTFSYAEHAELLTAAGAEVVVFDPLRDEQLPDGTGGLVIGGGFPEMYAAELSANEPLRKAVAELAFGGAPVAAECAGLLYLCGELDGRPMCGVLDATARMDERLTLGYRDAVAVTDSALAPAGTRMRAHEFHRTVVEPGAGAAPAWGIRTPPARVEGFVRQGVHASYLHTHWAAEPSVARRFVERCRTS, from the coding sequence ATGACCCCTTCCTCCGCTTCCTCCGCTTCCTCCGCCCCCTCCGCCTCCCTTCTTCTGCCGTCCGTGCCCCGGCTGGTGATCGCCGCGCCCTCCTCGCGCAGCGGCAAGACCACCGTGGCGACGGGGCTGATGGCCGCGCTCACCGAGCGGGGGCTCGCCGTGTCCCCGCACAAGGTGGGGCCCGACTACATCGATCCCGGATATCACGCGCTCGCCAGCGGGCGGGTGGGGCGGAACCTCGACGCGTATCTGTGCGGGCCGGAGCTGGTCGCGCCGCTGTTCGCGCACGGCGCGCGCGGGTGTGACATCGCCGTGGTCGAGGGGGTGATGGGGCTGTACGACGGGGCCTCGGGGCAGGGCGAGCTGGCGTCGACCGCGCATGTGGCGAAGCTGCTGCGGGCGCCGGTGGTGCTGGTGGTGGACGCCTCGTCGCAGTCGCGGTCGGTGGCGGCGCTGGTGCACGGGTTCGCGTCCTGGGACCCCGAGGTGCGGATGGGGGGCGTGATCCTCAACAAGGTCGCCTCCGACCGGCACGAGGAACTGCTGCGGGACGCCCTGGAGTCGACCGGGGTGCCCGTGCTGGGGGTGCTGCGGCGGGCGCCGCAGGTGGACACGCCGTCCCGGCATCTGGGGCTGGTGCCGGTCGCCGAGCGGCAGAGCGCGGCGCTGGAGGCCGTGGCGGCGATGGCCGCGCAGGTGCGTGCGGGGTGCGATCTGGAGGCGCTGGTCGCGCTGGCCAGGACCGCCGGGCCGCTGTCGGGTACGGCGTGGGAACCGCCCGTGGTCGCCGCGCCGGGGCGGCGGGAGGTGGTCGCCGTGGCCGGTGGGCCCGCGTTCACCTTCTCCTATGCGGAGCACGCCGAGCTGCTGACCGCCGCCGGTGCCGAGGTCGTCGTCTTCGATCCGCTGCGGGACGAGCAACTGCCGGACGGGACGGGCGGGTTGGTGATCGGTGGCGGGTTCCCGGAGATGTACGCCGCCGAGCTGTCCGCCAACGAGCCGCTGCGCAAGGCGGTCGCCGAGCTGGCGTTCGGCGGGGCGCCGGTGGCCGCCGAGTGCGCCGGGCTGCTCTATCTGTGCGGGGAGCTGGACGGGCGGCCCATGTGCGGGGTGCTCGACGCGACGGCCCGGATGGACGAGCGGCTGACCCTCGGCTACCGGGACGCGGTGGCCGTCACCGACAGCGCGCTGGCGCCGGCCGGGACCCGGATGCGGGCGCACGAGTTCCATCGCACGGTCGTCGAGCCCGGCGCCGGGGCCGCTCCCGCCTGGGGGATACGGACACCTCCCGCACGGGTCGAGGGGTTCGTGCGGCAAGGGGTGCACGCGAGCTATCTGCATACGCACTGGGCCGCGGAGCCCTCGGTCGCGCGGCGGTTCGTGGAGAGATGCCGGACGTCATGA